The genomic interval AAGGAATTTGAGGGGACTTGGTCCAAGTGCATACGGACCTACTTTGTTGCCTGCCGCTAGTTAGCATTTTGCATCAGGGAGGAAATACATGCAATGTTTAAACAGCCATTAGGATTGCAACCAGGTCACTCCATTGTTTGGAGATATTACATTGAATTAGTGAGTGCTTTGATCAAAAGCTCTCCTGCTATGCAAGTCCAAATACAGCCGAGTGCATTCTGCAAACATTAAGAGAGCAATCTTCTCTGTGTAGAATAATTACAGCCAATCACCAAAGAACAACCTGAACAGACAGGACGGGATCCTGCTTCCATGTTCACAAGGTTACAATCATCTTTAGACGCGTGTGTTTTAAACATAATCAAGCTGTAACAGGGACGTTTCGCTCCATGCTCATCAATCTTATCAATGCCACTGACGAATGACACTCACCCAGAATTTAATGAGGAAAAATGAGTTCTGGGGACCTTTTCCATACAGCTCCTTCAGTCCTCCCTTCTTTTCTGGGAATTTGTCGTAAATCTGACGGATGTCCACCGACTCCAGCAGGGCGTCACTGTAGGAATGATTTGTCTGTCCGATGTGTACAAAGAGGTGCTTGTTGTACTGAAAGAGTAAAGAAACAGAATCAGATGAATGAATACGGTGCTGCtccattttgatttttgaagTGAAACCAAAGTCTATCCAGTCTGAATTTCAATATAATTACCTCACAGAGAACAAAGAAATGATCTAAAGCAGTATTAGATATCATTAtgtagagagagggaggttCACTGAGACAAACAAGGCAATTCTGACAAATAAGCACAACAGATGCATGTGGAAGCTGGATTACACTGACAGAAATACCCTCTGATGATGAGGAATTACCCTCTGCAACGTTGCTTTTTATTTGGCTGTCTGCACGGTTTTAGGTATCTGATTTTTATTGTATGATGTACAAATTAGATAATATTATTCTCCTTCACTGAAACCACAGACCAGCTGATCCCCTGATTTGTATTAAATCAGGCTGAAATCCTAGACTGCTTCACCGAACTTCTAAAGCAAGTCTGAACAAATGTTATTCATCATCAAATTTCCTCAGTAAAGGATGCTATGCAACAAAAAAATTATCAACATACTTCTATTTTAagcatcatattttaaaaacctccAGTACATactgtttttgtgcatgtgaCAGAAATACCTCTGCTTCAAAATGAATGCATCAGTCTAAACTCCCTAAAaggaatgaaatgtgttttgctaaaaaaaaaaaaaaaaaaaggttagttTGCTGCATTTTTTCTACTTTAACTAAGAAAGCTTCAACTTGCATTTAAAACCTGTGaacaaatcattttttaaatctaaagtcCATGATGCATAGCAAAAAGCAGAGAACACTGGATTCTCAGAGTTTGGTGTTCCTTGTTGAGACGGTTTGAAACCCTGTCATGTGGTGTTGCACACTGTAAGTCTACAAGCTCAAAGATTGGCCTCTCCAGCACGTAGCCTTAAGGGCAAATACAACAATTTCAACCATTAAACTGAATGTAAGACTAATGGCTGTTGTCACAAAGTATTTATACCGAAGGGAAGTGCAAAGGAAATGTGGACAAACATGTAAGAATagctaaagcaaacaagacgtGTGGGACTTGATTGAACTCCCATTCACTGAGTCTGTGGATTGTATTAGCCGCAGTCTGAAGCATAAATCTACTTTGGCATGCATTTTAAGAAAGTGATAAATAAATAGTCCTTCATTATTTCTGCAGGTTTTCATGCTGTGTCTCTACAGGccagtcctctctctctcagcttgtTTTGGCCTCCTCTCAGCTGACTCTCTGCCTGGGAAAATGTCCCAGTGTGTTCACACAGGAAAGGACCAGATGATAAGAGGTGGGAATGAACACATGAGATAGTAATTTTTCATGCTTTGGTTAAATGCTCTGCTCACTGAGTCGGGGTCTCTCTGTTGCTCTAGGAAGGCGGAGAACTCCACCAGTCGGAGTTTGGATGTACCGATGGAGCGGCCCTGCCATGCTGGTGCTGTgggagctgcagctgctgtgggCTCGTAACCTGCAGGGAAACGCATACATTTTACCATACAGCATAAATATGTTTCAGGACATCATAACAAATAAATCCTGATGTCATTCAAGAACATTTAAAGGTTTCATTTAAGGTTTTTGAATGACATATTTCTGTGCAGATAGCCccccaaaatacatttttaagtcaTAGCACTGCAGCAGGTTGGACACCATCCAGAAAACGTGTGTGCACAGATGTTCCCTTAGCTTGAGCACTTGTGGGAATACTTTTTGAGTAAATTGAACAGTCTTCAATAGCATTAGTGTTCTAGAATAATACAGAAATAATCAGATGGCAACATCATTCAACGTGGCATCACATGACGTGACAAATGTGTCATCtcagtcatgtctgtatgaacGGCATGAAGATGTTTGAGTTTCTCTTTCAGGTATTTTCAGGTATTTTACTTCCTCCATTTACTCCATCAGTGTATTTGTTCTAGAGGGAGATAATCTGCTTTCACCAACAGTTTAATACTATGATTGTTCAATTGAAATTTAAGGAGGTTTTGGATTGCttttagggatgtcaacaattaatcgagtattgttaagaacttactcaaacatatttttttgttttgattttctatcacatggaacaaacatcatgtggtctcatatttcgttcagctatcaaggaggtgttttaagtttaaagcatgtttcgatgtgaatcagctgattgagggggctgcagctgagtgacaggtctccacgagtgcttttttttctcccccgcggactgattatgacccagttgcgctcccggttgacacctgaccacgtacagATGcaaatttttctcaataagaacaagtcgactaaaaactggacactgtgagtctgaaatatgtttctgttcagttctcatgttgaagtctgagccgtcacttttatgactgtgtccacggagattatgagcctgctccacatgttaaTATTCAGAGTGTTCAATGTTTTgtacacctcaatacgatccgtagctattgaatactgtcagttatatacattgtgttgtgaaggaaactttgattcaggggaaaaaacataGTTGGCAGTGTttctgacatggaaaacgtttttttttttttttattatttaattgataattgatcattaacatttccaaatatcgatcacagaaaatacttttttttacatcccTAACTGCTTTACATGAGGAAGGGAACCACGTGTGGAGATGGATAAGGCCTAAATAGTAGGCACATTTATATTGTTGTGCACATTATTGGATGTTGGGGTGGAGATCTTACAAATAAGCTGCATTATAGCTTCTTTGGATTCATCAAACTGCCGTAGAAAGCAGTGTACATCTCCATACAGTTTTTAATTGGGTAAAGACTCACTTGAAATGGCCGTTGTGACTGCTGGCTGGATGGGATAGGCTTGCTGGGTGAAAGGCTTAATACTGGAACAGAGAATCAAAGAACCATCAGTTAACACCTCCTCAGCACAGTGTGGTGAATGTTCTGAgttaaagtgttgttttttttataacatcaGTGTGGTACCTACTCTTGTGAAGATCCTGGCTGACCAGCTGATATCATACCCTGCCATAACTGCGGAGAATTAGATGTATAAGaagacaacaaagaaacaaacgaCAAACAGCATCCAACTGTGAGCAGCTGTTAGCAACAAGATCAAACTGGCTCTTAGCTCCATGTTCGGTGCATGTAGTTATCTTGACTACCACTCCTTTTGATTGTGTGCTTATCTGATAGGGACAGTTGTGCAAAGCTGTGGTGTGTAATGTGATTTGGCCCGGGTGCCGGCGTTGTTGGCCCCGTGGGTGCCCTGGGTGAAGCTGGACAGGAGGGATCAATAGCGGGGTGTCGACGAGGGTCTTACCCCTGCTCCAGGGAAGGCTGGGCGCGGGATGCCTGGCAGTCCCAGCTTGTTGTGAATAGCCGTGGCAGAGACGATCTGAGCCGAGGACATGGAGGCCATGCTCTGGAGGGCTTTGTCCTTCACTGCCTGGTCCTTTAACAACAGTCACAAAAGGCTTAGCGCTCACACAGAAGGGGGAGGTGGGCTATGTTGCAGAGGCAGCAACAAGCACACTCCAAACAACATGCTGAAAGCAACCACTGACCTCTCTCACAACAGTAAACAGCAAGCAGGTTAAAAGAAGATGCATCTCTACTTTGCTTCTTAAGTGTGggctttttttaaaggaatgtGCCAAACAATCACAACTGGATTCCAACATACAGCGCTTAGCAGAGGTATGCACTTAGGAAAGTTTGTGTGTTGACTTCTACCACTAACGTACTTTTTAGAAAACTAATTCAgcaacacttttaccaaggctgCATTTCTCTGCATGTCAAAACACATCTAAACATTGTAAAGAATTTCTCAAGAAAATCTAAAGGACACTAAAAACCACTCGCTTAAGTGTTCTTTGCAGCTCGAGATGCTTTCTTTTAACGATTGGGAAGATGTTTGGTGAAAGGGGAAGCTTAATTATTGGAATTTTCATAGGAAATCGGAGCAGCACCGCACACTGTATGCTGGTTTGGACATTTTTCTTTAAGTACTGTGACAGAGTGCACACTAGCAAACCCATGCAGACTGACTGGTGGCAGAGTCTAAATGTAAGCATGCTGGCAGCAGATGCCGGTGAAGCAGAGTGAAGCTACAGTATGATAACGGTGTGATGGTACAAAGAGACATGGTTAGACTGTGAAAACAGGACAGCAGCTATTGTGTTAGTATGGCAGGAGGACATATGCACAACTAGCAGCTGAAGGACAGGCagccaagaaaacaaacaaacaagcagaaacacaaaacaacttaCCATACTTGTGACCtaaatgcaaacaaacatggttttattgtaaatgtgtacattttttgagtgttAGTTAGAACAGTAAAGGTCTGAGCTATACATCACAGAAGTCATTTTGTTacagctcaaaatgtcaataaGAAACTTTCATGGTTTATCCTTATTCAGCCCCTAACACAGTACAACACAGGAGTAATGAGGGTTCAATAAACAGGATtatgaatgttttttctttcaagtTGTCTTTGCTCTCTCTGGGGATGTCTTGCTCTCTATAATTTTCACAATCTGATCAAAAGTCATTACTACAGAACGGTGCTGTAATGACTGTTATTTCACTAAAATGCCACAGACAAGACCAGTAACAGCAGGTTTTCATTGATACCCCTTTAGATGAAGGGCACACTCGTATTTCTCTTTGCCAATGAACTCTAATTTGCTTAAAATGAGAAAAGACAGGGATTCATACAAAagctgtctgtttttcttcaggcaGCTGCCTTATCCTTTGAAAAAAACAGGCATTCATGTGGCTGGCTGCTTGTTTGACTTTCAGTTtctcagcacacactcacacatagaATAATGAGGGGTCATTAATTTACATTGAACACTGGGAGTGGAGCAAAATGTGAATGTCAAAATGTATAGTGGACTCTCCAAGAAAAGAGGGAAATGGTACATGAATGGTGAGCTCTTTCTTTGACATACAGATATTACATCAGAAAATACCTTCAATTACAGGTCAACATTATTCAAGATAACTTCTTTCCCAGTCTCCCGTTTTAATCTGCCGTTCTGAAAAGCTTTCTGTGATTTTAACAGATTTCAGTGTTGCTGAAATAACCGACAGGAACGCTCTGAAATGATGATATCTGACCTGGGAGGGAAGAAGGAAAGCGGCTGACAGTTACAGCTTTGAGAGAGTCTGGAGTTATCAACAGGTTGAGGGGAAACGGAGGGACTTCTAGAAAACAGCCAGCCAACATCGCACTGATATCCTCGGACCTTCAGCTTTCAGCCGCTCACACCAACAGCCAATGCCAACATGCTTCCCCACATCTGCACACTTTGGTTTGCTCTCACTGAATTAGTCAATGTTTTCATAATAGTGCATTTTATATTTGgtttaagctcctgtgaggaacttcatGTCCTGTGGAAGAAGTGGTACATCTTGGTCTGATTGGCTTTTGGAGGCATCAATATTAGTTTTccaccagctaaaaactccatATAGGAGCATTAATGTAAACATGTGAGCATGCTGATGTAAGCACGTagcttgaaaaaaaataaataaataaataaataataataataataatactgatgatgattatattaataatacgaataataatattattattattaataataataataatagtagtagtaatcataattataataaaaataataataatagcaataattataataataataatagtaataataacaataataataatacagatatttataatattaataataatagtagtaattataattataataattctaaaaaaataataataatagcaataattataataataataatgataataataatagtaataataataataataatacagatatttataatattaataataatagtagtaattagAATTATAATAAttctaaaaaaataacaataatagcaataattataatataacaataattataataataatagtaataattacaGTAATAGTAATGATactgagaataataataataataataataataattataaaaaaataataattgtaataattatagtaataaaataatattaacttcattcataaagtgcctttaaaaagaaattacaaagcactttacaaacaacttttaaaaagcagtaggcAGTAATTAGGAAGATATTATCCAACAGAAGTATTAAAACAATCATCAAAGCaataaactataaaatcaataaacagcaATTCTAAAatagtgattttttaaaaatacgaCATAGCAATAGCCTCACATAGCTGCTAGCATTGTTATAAATTTAGGGAATGTACCTTGGACGCAACTGggcaataaaaaataatttaatggaTGCTTGTAACAGCATTAAaggtctgttgtgttttttcttaggCCAGGATATGGTGAGTAGGTTTAACCCAAAGTGTCAGCCTGAAAACTCCAGTATTAATGAACACAGACTATCATTATCATTTGCCTTCATGTTTTTAGTAAGAAATTATCGTACTATTTTTGTCggtgtaaataaaaatgtcctCACTAACTCTAATATTTGCTGTAACCAGCTGTTTTAAAAGCAAAGGCTGTTAGTACgtgatgaaaagaagaagaaacaaagtctACAGGACAGGGTCAGTATGTCAGGGGACGGAGGAGAGATGAACGGAGATGATGGAGGGGGAGGTTAGAGAACAGGAAGAGACTACAGTCAACAGAGGATTTTTTTGGTTAGGGGGAAATCAGAGCAACAGGCATTCACTCTGTAACCACGGGAAACAGGAAGTTAAGACGCACAGCAACCAACAAGCCCACAAGCAGAGAAGCGCATACCTTTAGCTTGGAATGAAACTCACGAGATTTCCTTCTGGCAAGAACCTGAATGTGACTAGACACCTGCGGGGtaggggaggggaggaaaacAAAGGAAGAGCCTGTAACCATGGCAATGAAAAGCCCCCTGCAACTGGGCAAAGCCAGACGTACCTTAATGGCAGCTTGGATTTCTCGAACTTTCTTTCTTGCTAAGACCTGTATGTGACTAGACACCTCcattaaaaagaagagaaaatggaaaataaaaaacaagtacaaccaagagaagaagaagacacatTTCTGTTTAACATAAAAACACCTGAATGTGACGCGGTCCATAACAAAGGCATCTTTAAACCACACACCTAGCTAACAGCTGATAATGCTGGGTGCTGTCGTCACTTAAGTGAGCTGATTAAGGAGGATGCAGGCCCCTTTAGCTCACATTAGGAGCACCCAGATGTGATCAGCTGTGTGTGGAATAACAATCGGCTGCTATAGTATCCTCCTGAGAGCCAGGTGAAGCATTTCACCAGCCATCTTTACTCCTGCCAGTCTCACCGTTTAAAGTTATTTCATGATGAAACACAACAGTGCAAGTGTCCGTTTGAGAAAGACTGATATATGTTGATGGCACGTTCAAGGGCGGTATTTTGGTTTTAATGAGCATGAGGAGGTTTATTAGACAAATCTAGTGTTACCTCTGTGGGTCACTAATGGCTTTTAACCCATCATGAAAGTTGAGTGGTCTCtgactgttcttttattggatgtttatttgctcttacggtgttttcttttttttttttttattatttattttatttttgtgtgggtttttattttattcttatcatttattttatttttgtgtgttttttgtgtgttttttgtgttttttatttatttgttttatttttgtgtgtttttattcaatttttttatatttattttattttttaatttatttttaatttattttttgtgtgtttttatttcattttttattatttattttatttctgtgtgtttttattgtattttctgttatataatttatttttggtttattttttattatttattttaattgtgtgtgctttaatttcattatttgttttattttgtgttttttaactatttttaaaaagtttttaatgtattttattatgattattttattctattttattctctgacagtgttttatgttctgtgtgttttattattttacctctCTTAGCAGCACTTTACTAAACTTgatgttttctaaaaatgtgctatataaaaaaagtgGATTTGATTAATGAGAGAATTAAATGTTTTCTTGCATCTTAAGTTGATACATAAACTACAGATGAAACAATGATTTGATTCAGTTGATTCATATAAAACCAATCAGATAATTTCAAGCAATCGATTGATTTAATTGTGTCTTAAAGGAAAAATGCTGGACAAATCAAGACA from Notolabrus celidotus isolate fNotCel1 chromosome 3, fNotCel1.pri, whole genome shotgun sequence carries:
- the tead1b gene encoding transcriptional enhancer factor TEF-1 isoform X1; protein product: MERMSDSADKPMDNDAEGVWSPDIEQSFQEALAIYPPCGRRKIILSDEGKMYGRNELIARYIKLRTGKTRTRKQVSSHIQVLARKKVREIQAAIKVRLALPSCRGLFIAMVTGSSFVFLPSPTPQVSSHIQVLARRKSREFHSKLKVTSMDQAVKDKALQSMASMSSAQIVSATAIHNKLGLPGIPRPAFPGAGLWQGMISAGQPGSSQDIKPFTQQAYPIQPAVTTAISSYEPTAAAAPTAPAWQGRSIGTSKLRLVEFSAFLEQQRDPDSYNKHLFVHIGQTNHSYSDALLESVDIRQIYDKFPEKKGGLKELYGKGPQNSFFLIKFWADLNCNVQDDSGSFYGVTSQYESSENMTITCSTKVCSFGKQVVEKVETEYARFENGRFVYRISRSPMCEYMINFIHKLKHLPEKYMMNSVLENFTILLVVTNRDTQETLLCMACVFEVSNSEHGAQHHIYRLVKE
- the tead1b gene encoding transcriptional enhancer factor TEF-1 isoform X2 produces the protein MERMSDSADKPMDNDAEGVWSPDIEQSFQEALAIYPPCGRRKIILSDEGKMYGRNELIARYIKLRTGKTRTRKQVSSHIQVLARKKVREIQAAIKVSSHIQVLARRKSREFHSKLKVTSMDQAVKDKALQSMASMSSAQIVSATAIHNKLGLPGIPRPAFPGAGLWQGMISAGQPGSSQDIKPFTQQAYPIQPAVTTAISSYEPTAAAAPTAPAWQGRSIGTSKLRLVEFSAFLEQQRDPDSYNKHLFVHIGQTNHSYSDALLESVDIRQIYDKFPEKKGGLKELYGKGPQNSFFLIKFWADLNCNVQDDSGSFYGVTSQYESSENMTITCSTKVCSFGKQVVEKVETEYARFENGRFVYRISRSPMCEYMINFIHKLKHLPEKYMMNSVLENFTILLVVTNRDTQETLLCMACVFEVSNSEHGAQHHIYRLVKE
- the tead1b gene encoding transcriptional enhancer factor TEF-1 isoform X3 — translated: MERMSDSADKPMDNDAEGVWSPDIEQSFQEALAIYPPCGRRKIILSDEGKMYGRNELIARYIKLRTGKTRTRKQVSSHIQVLARKKVREIQAAIKVSSHIQVLARRKSREFHSKLKDQAVKDKALQSMASMSSAQIVSATAIHNKLGLPGIPRPAFPGAGLWQGMISAGQPGSSQDIKPFTQQAYPIQPAVTTAISSYEPTAAAAPTAPAWQGRSIGTSKLRLVEFSAFLEQQRDPDSYNKHLFVHIGQTNHSYSDALLESVDIRQIYDKFPEKKGGLKELYGKGPQNSFFLIKFWADLNCNVQDDSGSFYGVTSQYESSENMTITCSTKVCSFGKQVVEKVETEYARFENGRFVYRISRSPMCEYMINFIHKLKHLPEKYMMNSVLENFTILLVVTNRDTQETLLCMACVFEVSNSEHGAQHHIYRLVKE